In bacterium, the genomic window CGCGCGGTAGGTCGATGCCCGCTGCGACTGATCGAACGTGCCTTCAGCCCGCAGCGCCCAGGAGCCGAGCGTCCACTGGAGTAGGCCGCGAGCCTTCCAGGTGGGGCCGCTACTCCACAATCCGAACTCCCGGGAACTTCCTGCACCTGCACCGGCTTCGATACGAAGTTCGAGTGTGGGGGTGAGGACGAGATCCTTGCGCGCATACAGGCCCAGGGATCCGTCGAGTTCCGGGCTGTAGTAGATGTCTTCGGGGCGGTGGTAACTCGCGAAGCTTCCAGCCACGACCAGCCGGGCGTCGGTCTGCGGGAGCGGGGCGAAGTCCACCTCCAGATAGCTTCCCACCAGACGGTTGCCATCCGTGAGGCGGCCGGCTTCGAGGTTCGCGTAGAATTCCGAGCGCTCACCGAGCTGTCGCCAGACGCTGATGCGGGCGTAGGAAGCCTGGATTCCGGCCCGCAACGCCGGAAGGGAATGGGCGTCTTCCCATTGATCGCGATGGCCGAGGGCGAGCTGGACCGACATGTCCGACCATCCCGCGTAGTCGATTTCCGCCTGGCCGATCAGCTTGTCTGGAGCGTCCCGCCAGGAACGACCCGAAAGGGTTAGGCGGCTCGAAACACTCTCTGAGAGCTTGTGCTCCAGGCCGAATCCGAGTTCTCTTCCCTTCTCGGTGCTGTCACCGCGAAGCAGTCCCGGTTCCGCCGGGTGATCGATTTCGAGCCAGCCCGCGCGCGCGAACAGGCGGGTGTCGAAGTCGAGCGAGAAGGACGCCTCCGCACCGGCACGCATCGCTTCGAAATCGCCCGAATCCGAAACGAGTTCGAATCCGGGCCGAAGGAAGGGTCGGTAGTCTCGCCTGAGTTCCTCCCAATCGCGTCTTGCTTTCTCGTCCTCTTCGAGGTCGAGGGCCTTTCGGAAGGCACGATCGGCTTCACTCTTGCGATCGGACCATGCGAAGACGCGAGCCAGGCCTCGGTAGGCCCGCGCGTTGTCGGGCCGTTGCTCGAGGACCGAATCGAAATCCCTCTCAGCCGCTTCGAGTTGGCCAGCCCAAGAGTGAACTTCTCCTCGCTCGACGAGGAACAAGGGATCTCCGCCATTGCCGACGAGGACATCAAACTCAGCAAGCGCTTCGTCGTAGTGGAGCTGCCAGGCGAGTACGCGGGCCAGTCGGAGTCGGGCGTCCGTCTGGGTCGGGTCCTGACGTAGAACATCACGATAGATCTCGATCGCGTCGTCCCAGTGTTCGCGTTCGACCAGCCACTCATTGGCCTGGGCAAGGCGTTTCTGCAGGCCGGCTTCTTCTGCCTTGCCTGGCCAGGCGAACACGAGCACGACCAGTGCGACGCATGCAGCGAGGTGAAGCCTCATTTACCGCCCTTTTCCACAGTGAGCCAGGGTGAGAGATCGTCGAAGAAATCCTTGAAGACGTTCTCGGATTCACCCTTCACGGGTTGGAACCCGACCCTCAGGCCCTTGCGGGGAATCCTGGCGCGACGCAGGGCTTCTCCGAGCCGCCGGGTGATGATCTGCGCATTGGCCGTCGGCGTCAGAACGAGCAACATCAAGACGCGTTCCTCGGTGAGTGCGAGGATGGCGTCGTCGCCGCGAAGCGTCTCGTCGGCGACCGATACGAGTGAATCGATGACCTCGGGCTCGCCTTCTACGGCCATCATCGTGGACGTCATCTGATAGGCACGGGCGAACTCGGTTGCGCGTTCCACGAGTACCGCGAAGGCCTCTTCTTCCAGGTGATGGGATGAGTTCCCCCTCGCCAGGAGCCCGACGACGTCGTTCTCCTGCAGGGTCGAAACGCCACCGGCAGAGGCGGCGAGCAGGGTGGTGACCCGGCTTTTGAGCTCGATGGCGTTGACCGGCTTCGTCATCACGTCCGTCGCTCCCTGGAAGAGCATGCGAACGCGGTCCGCGGCCCGTCCGACCCGGCTCGATGTGACGAGCACCGGAATGTTCGAGCCCGAAGCCTGGAGAGAGCGCAGGACTTCCTCGCCCGTCACCCTCGGCATGACGAGATCGAGGATGAGAAGGTCCGGAGCATCGGCCAGGAGGGCTGAGAGAGCCTCGAACCCATCCTCGGCGAAGCGGATGTCGAAATCGCTGCCCAACATGTCCTGCACGCGCTCGCGTTCGAAGCGCTCGTCTTCCGCAACCAGGATGCGCGGTCGCGAGAGATCGGGTTGCGAATCGCTCTGGACGGGAGGCGAGGGCAGAGAAGTGGTCTTCGCCTGGGATTCCTGACGCGCGTTGGCCTGGCGAATGCCTCCGGCCGTGATCTCGAACGGGAGCATCTCAGCCAG contains:
- a CDS encoding response regulator; translation: MKRCGVPILDDSLGGLSPELPTVVVGPSGSGRTVLALELLHAATSRGETAALITGEPPELLLRQAASLGLTLEHAVRTGLLTILELDARAATLVRVHGADALIEAIVEAVGSPGTFVIEEIGKLTQEILDEVSMRDVVRRLLKITAGTEGTIFVTSSNSRLRDTPALEQVLGDVAGAIVQLDRSEDGDRTLRIDKCRLGQPLAEMLPFEITAGGIRQANARQESQAKTTSLPSPPVQSDSQPDLSRPRILVAEDERFERERVQDMLGSDFDIRFAEDGFEALSALLADAPDLLILDLVMPRVTGEEVLRSLQASGSNIPVLVTSSRVGRAADRVRMLFQGATDVMTKPVNAIELKSRVTTLLAASAGGVSTLQENDVVGLLARGNSSHHLEEEAFAVLVERATEFARAYQMTSTMMAVEGEPEVIDSLVSVADETLRGDDAILALTEERVLMLLVLTPTANAQIITRRLGEALRRARIPRKGLRVGFQPVKGESENVFKDFFDDLSPWLTVEKGGK
- a CDS encoding tetratricopeptide repeat protein: MRLHLAACVALVVLVFAWPGKAEEAGLQKRLAQANEWLVEREHWDDAIEIYRDVLRQDPTQTDARLRLARVLAWQLHYDEALAEFDVLVGNGGDPLFLVERGEVHSWAGQLEAAERDFDSVLEQRPDNARAYRGLARVFAWSDRKSEADRAFRKALDLEEDEKARRDWEELRRDYRPFLRPGFELVSDSGDFEAMRAGAEASFSLDFDTRLFARAGWLEIDHPAEPGLLRGDSTEKGRELGFGLEHKLSESVSSRLTLSGRSWRDAPDKLIGQAEIDYAGWSDMSVQLALGHRDQWEDAHSLPALRAGIQASYARISVWRQLGERSEFYANLEAGRLTDGNRLVGSYLEVDFAPLPQTDARLVVAGSFASYHRPEDIYYSPELDGSLGLYARKDLVLTPTLELRIEAGAGAGSSREFGLWSSGPTWKARGLLQWTLGSWALRAEGTFDQSQRASTYRASKVGLELKRSF